A DNA window from Paraflavitalea devenefica contains the following coding sequences:
- a CDS encoding PepSY-associated TM helix domain-containing protein — MFSRQQQNKTSKKGKSLFGRINSWLHLWMGLTSGLIVFIVSITGCIYVFEKDIRHYTQRYQFVEAQEKPFLPPSQLRQMTAAQVFGNKADSLGKRLANVTYYGSKDKAATVSYADPKKGPALFYVNPYDGKLLHKKYNNSDFFRFVLKGHMYLWLDKEIGKPVISTAVLIFVLLLISGLIMWWPKNLKKANANKSFKIKWKASFKRVNYDLHNVLGFYVLAVALVIALTGLVWGFEWWAKSSYWITSGGKSLPEFKRPFSDTTTLTALYTQPEDRIWQQAQRDHATAAQAGALQIQFPLKQSDPIGLMYNPDDGTHYRRGFRYFDRYTLAELKDGGGLYNIPYDKAPTADKIHRMNYDVHVGAILGWPGKILAFFASLICASLPITGFMVWWGKKKKKTKAALPKKELLKVKEEELVEALSC; from the coding sequence ATGTTTTCCCGCCAACAACAAAATAAGACGAGTAAGAAAGGTAAATCCCTGTTTGGCCGTATCAATAGCTGGCTACACCTATGGATGGGACTGACATCGGGCCTGATTGTGTTTATCGTAAGTATTACCGGTTGTATTTATGTGTTTGAAAAGGATATACGCCATTATACCCAACGCTACCAGTTTGTAGAAGCCCAGGAAAAACCCTTCCTCCCTCCCTCCCAATTGCGGCAGATGACCGCTGCGCAGGTGTTTGGCAATAAGGCGGATTCATTGGGCAAGCGCCTGGCTAATGTGACTTATTATGGCAGTAAGGACAAAGCAGCGACCGTATCGTATGCCGACCCGAAAAAGGGGCCTGCCCTCTTTTATGTGAACCCCTACGACGGGAAGCTGCTGCACAAGAAGTATAATAACAGTGATTTTTTCCGGTTTGTATTAAAGGGCCATATGTATTTATGGCTGGACAAGGAGATTGGCAAGCCGGTGATCTCTACGGCCGTGCTGATCTTTGTATTGCTGCTGATCTCCGGGCTGATCATGTGGTGGCCGAAGAACCTGAAGAAAGCCAATGCCAACAAGAGCTTTAAGATTAAGTGGAAGGCAAGTTTTAAACGGGTGAATTACGACCTGCACAATGTGCTTGGTTTTTATGTGCTGGCAGTAGCCCTGGTGATCGCATTGACCGGGCTGGTATGGGGATTCGAGTGGTGGGCCAAATCATCCTACTGGATCACTTCGGGCGGGAAAAGTTTACCGGAGTTCAAACGGCCCTTTTCTGATACGACTACCCTGACAGCCCTGTACACACAGCCCGAAGACCGCATCTGGCAACAGGCACAGCGGGATCATGCCACTGCTGCACAAGCAGGCGCACTGCAAATACAATTTCCCCTCAAGCAATCGGACCCTATAGGGCTGATGTATAATCCTGACGATGGCACGCATTACCGCCGCGGATTCCGCTATTTTGACCGCTATACACTGGCCGAACTGAAAGACGGTGGTGGTCTGTATAATATTCCCTACGACAAGGCTCCTACGGCCGATAAAATACACCGCATGAATTATGATGTGCATGTGGGCGCTATCCTTGGATGGCCGGGCAAGATCCTCGCCTTTTTTGCCAGCCTGATCTGCGCTTCGCTCCCCATAACCGGATTTATGGTTTGGTGGGGCAAGAAGAAGAAAAAGACGAAGGCCGCTCTTCCCAAAAAAGAACTCCTGAAGGTGAAGGAAGAGGAACTGGTGGAGGCGCTGAGTTGTTAG
- a CDS encoding trypsin-like serine peptidase gives MKPKTFTATLHPKNGNGEKNVITTARPTVIESLPPNLTGADAGTETEVEEVEGLVLTRPGEADKEMLNTTETETGIGELLEEAGSEVPEEGVFSRDAFFASYPELFEQSMAEVIIGTDDRVRITATTTFPWRAICALRITAKDNTRWIGTGWLVSPRTVITAGHCVYMHEHGGWPKSIEVIPGMNDATRPYGSCTGTAFRSVAGWVNDKKREYDYGAIILPANCRPGDKTGVFGFAVKDDAYLLNSYLNLSGYPGDKGGDQQWFMARRAKSTAPRVIYYEIDTMGGQSGSPVWIKVGTARYAVGIHTNGLISGNSATRIVTPVFNNIQSWKTLGM, from the coding sequence ATGAAGCCAAAAACCTTCACAGCAACACTGCATCCCAAAAATGGCAATGGTGAAAAAAATGTAATTACGACTGCGCGTCCTACCGTTATTGAATCATTACCGCCCAACCTGACAGGAGCAGACGCTGGCACAGAAACAGAAGTGGAAGAAGTGGAAGGTCTTGTATTAACGAGACCCGGTGAAGCTGATAAGGAAATGTTGAATACCACCGAAACCGAAACAGGCATCGGTGAACTGCTGGAAGAAGCCGGCTCAGAAGTACCGGAAGAAGGCGTATTCAGCCGGGATGCCTTTTTTGCCAGCTACCCCGAATTGTTCGAACAAAGCATGGCGGAAGTTATTATCGGCACAGACGACCGGGTACGGATCACTGCTACGACTACTTTCCCCTGGAGAGCGATCTGTGCCTTGCGGATCACCGCCAAGGACAATACAAGATGGATCGGCACCGGATGGCTGGTGTCACCACGTACGGTGATCACTGCCGGGCATTGCGTATACATGCATGAACACGGCGGCTGGCCCAAAAGCATTGAAGTGATACCCGGCATGAATGACGCCACCAGGCCCTATGGTTCCTGTACCGGCACCGCCTTCAGAAGTGTGGCCGGCTGGGTTAACGACAAAAAGAGAGAATACGATTACGGCGCTATTATTTTACCTGCCAATTGCCGGCCGGGCGACAAGACTGGTGTATTTGGATTTGCTGTTAAAGACGATGCCTACCTGCTGAACTCCTACCTGAACCTGTCTGGATACCCGGGTGATAAGGGAGGCGATCAGCAATGGTTTATGGCACGCAGGGCAAAATCCACCGCTCCCCGGGTGATCTATTATGAAATAGACACGATGGGCGGCCAAAGCGGATCGCCGGTATGGATAAAGGTGGGCACTGCACGTTATGCAGTAGGCATCCATACGAACGGGCTGATTTCCGGCAATTCCGCCACCCGCATTGTAACACCGGTGTTTAATAATATCCAGTCATGGAAAACACTGGGCATGTAA
- a CDS encoding carboxypeptidase regulatory-like domain-containing protein, translating into MIVTKSVKGVLHDHTSGKPVAGAIVMITGGHDEHPDIASQSDEEGVFYLPAIKIPGTYTLLIKYGERSKTVSVQVDADSVLNIGI; encoded by the coding sequence ATGATTGTTACCAAAAGTGTGAAAGGCGTACTGCATGACCATACATCGGGCAAACCAGTGGCGGGCGCCATTGTGATGATCACCGGTGGCCATGATGAACACCCCGACATCGCTTCCCAGTCGGATGAGGAAGGCGTATTTTACCTGCCGGCCATTAAGATACCAGGCACTTATACTTTGCTGATAAAGTATGGTGAACGATCAAAAACAGTAAGTGTGCAGGTGGATGCTGACAGCGTACTGAATATCGGGATATAA
- a CDS encoding TlpA disulfide reductase family protein produces MIKFPKSGILLLATIAIISLSWQQLRKAEEFTVTGHVKGFTDDVVFLTHGTFNNTKIDSAVVKNGQFVFKGKVGEPLLGMLFSRNYRLRLDLFIDKGPITITGNMDDLDNLKVAGSSSVVNEYEVFNKQIMANRKRVNNLFQEAYKVKQAGDTIAAKKLEADGNKWYAYEYEMRKNYIIEHPASPVSARELVMYTNTKTLAECTKYYAALDPKIKASEQGKEVAERIAILNKVEVGRQALAFTQNDVNDKPISLDSYKGKYVLLEFWASWCGPCRAENPNLLKQKQLFGDKGFNILGVSLDKNKDLWVKAIEKDGLTWTQVSDLKGWNNDIAVLYGIKAVPANFLIDPSGKIIAQDLRGEALNKKLQEIFHP; encoded by the coding sequence ATGATCAAATTCCCAAAGTCAGGCATCCTCCTCCTGGCCACAATAGCCATCATTTCCCTGAGCTGGCAGCAGCTTCGCAAAGCAGAAGAATTCACTGTTACAGGCCATGTAAAAGGTTTTACCGATGACGTCGTATTCCTCACCCATGGCACCTTCAACAATACCAAAATAGACAGTGCAGTCGTGAAAAATGGCCAGTTCGTATTCAAAGGAAAAGTAGGGGAGCCGCTGCTGGGCATGCTCTTCTCCCGCAATTACAGGTTGCGCCTCGACCTCTTTATTGACAAAGGCCCCATTACCATTACCGGCAATATGGACGACCTGGATAACCTCAAAGTAGCCGGATCATCATCAGTAGTCAATGAATATGAAGTATTCAACAAGCAGATCATGGCCAACAGGAAACGGGTCAACAACCTCTTTCAGGAAGCTTACAAGGTCAAACAAGCCGGTGATACTATTGCCGCTAAAAAGCTCGAAGCAGATGGCAACAAATGGTATGCGTATGAATACGAAATGCGCAAAAACTACATCATAGAACATCCTGCCAGCCCTGTCAGCGCCCGTGAGCTCGTCATGTATACCAACACTAAAACATTGGCGGAGTGCACCAAATACTATGCAGCACTGGACCCTAAAATAAAAGCATCCGAACAAGGAAAAGAGGTTGCTGAACGCATTGCCATCCTGAACAAAGTGGAAGTGGGCAGGCAGGCATTGGCCTTTACGCAGAATGATGTGAATGACAAGCCCATTAGCCTCGACTCCTATAAAGGAAAATACGTGTTGCTGGAGTTCTGGGCGAGCTGGTGTGGTCCCTGCCGGGCAGAGAACCCCAACCTGCTCAAACAAAAACAACTCTTTGGCGACAAGGGATTCAACATCCTGGGTGTATCGCTCGACAAAAACAAGGACCTCTGGGTAAAAGCTATTGAGAAAGACGGGCTCACCTGGACACAGGTATCAGACCTCAAAGGATGGAACAATGACATTGCTGTCCTGTATGGCATCAAAGCCGTGCCTGCCAACTTCCTCATTGATCCTTCCGGTAAGATCATTGCGCAGGACCTGCGTGGCGAGGCGCTCAATAAAAAACTACAAGAAATATTTCACCCCTAG
- a CDS encoding PKD-like family lipoprotein: MNKLFATIWVACLLCLAGCYKDKGNYDYQYPEEPKVTNLDTLYAVFVGDSLIIKPVVNMSNKTNLHYEWRIAVPEQLTQLSFKGPELRTIFGLNASRYNGRFTIIDSSNGMKYFYSFVVQGKTDFYKGTTVLSREGDKTQLSFIKPDGTIQPRIYQALHNGEELAADGQQVIAIVHQFIAPSDVTSYWILGKNGENTGVQIDANTFKRTKYLKGNFFDQPAVAQPGQFECSANGVLQGVVNGKLYVGATQTWSGSPVYGMFGLPAEGDYSLFKQAAFNGVAPYFLGYDVNRKQFVGFTNFGSPAYIGTTYQVASTTAFDPVNVGLDMVYFTQVNNNNCFAFAKDGSGVLQELKFGAAFMGFVKLSPEYKRPFSQPALITTDTKWAVTPAEIFFFSSGSTIYRYNPLNQEIKPLVTDFGGKTVCMVKVIDNGNTLLAGTEGSLYYLDISTGKFGDIIKKTDGIPGAPIDAAFRK; encoded by the coding sequence ATGAATAAGTTATTCGCAACTATATGGGTAGCCTGCTTACTATGCCTGGCAGGCTGTTACAAAGACAAAGGCAACTATGACTACCAATACCCGGAAGAACCGAAGGTGACCAACCTCGATACCCTATATGCGGTGTTTGTAGGTGATAGCCTCATCATTAAGCCGGTGGTAAATATGAGTAACAAGACCAACCTGCATTATGAATGGAGGATCGCAGTGCCGGAACAGCTTACACAACTCTCCTTCAAAGGCCCTGAATTACGTACCATCTTTGGCCTTAATGCTTCCCGCTATAATGGACGTTTTACCATCATAGACAGCTCCAATGGCATGAAATACTTTTATTCCTTTGTCGTGCAGGGTAAAACAGACTTCTACAAGGGTACCACTGTACTAAGCAGGGAAGGAGATAAAACACAGCTTTCATTCATCAAGCCGGATGGCACCATACAGCCCCGTATCTACCAGGCCCTGCACAATGGGGAAGAGCTGGCAGCGGATGGGCAGCAGGTGATAGCCATCGTGCACCAGTTCATTGCGCCGTCTGATGTTACATCCTATTGGATACTGGGCAAAAATGGAGAGAACACCGGTGTACAGATAGATGCCAATACCTTTAAAAGGACAAAATACCTTAAAGGTAACTTCTTCGATCAGCCGGCAGTGGCCCAGCCGGGCCAGTTTGAATGTTCCGCCAATGGTGTATTGCAGGGTGTGGTCAATGGTAAACTATACGTGGGCGCTACCCAAACATGGTCTGGCAGTCCCGTCTATGGCATGTTTGGCCTGCCTGCTGAAGGGGATTACAGTCTTTTCAAACAAGCTGCGTTCAATGGCGTAGCGCCCTACTTCCTGGGGTATGACGTGAACAGGAAACAATTCGTTGGCTTTACCAACTTCGGAAGTCCGGCCTACATTGGTACTACTTACCAGGTTGCCAGCACCACCGCTTTTGACCCGGTAAACGTAGGACTGGATATGGTTTACTTTACGCAGGTCAACAACAACAATTGCTTTGCTTTCGCCAAAGACGGTAGTGGTGTATTGCAAGAACTCAAATTCGGAGCGGCATTCATGGGCTTCGTCAAACTATCACCTGAATACAAGCGGCCATTCAGCCAGCCTGCACTCATCACAACCGATACCAAATGGGCCGTCACGCCGGCAGAGATCTTCTTCTTCTCATCAGGTTCCACCATCTACCGGTACAATCCGCTTAACCAGGAAATAAAACCCCTGGTGACTGATTTCGGTGGTAAGACCGTGTGTATGGTGAAGGTCATTGACAATGGCAATACCTTACTGGCAGGTACAGAAGGTTCCTTGTACTACCTCGACATCAGCACCGGTAAATTCGGCGATATCATCAAAAAAACAGATGGCATCCCCGGCGCCCCGATAGATGCCGCATTCAGGAAATAA
- a CDS encoding DUF4843 domain-containing protein: protein MKQTIIATLFIITGLSCKKTQEIRYHSHDNVYFDFNPASDRDSIIYTFAYTPSLMKDTVFLPVRISGIRVDHDRKFGIMVINEGTTATANTHFEPLKGEYTMSADAGTFRLPVVLYNTDAALATRSVVLNLKLTPSADLDTTLNKIIKAKIVLSNKLEKPAWWSFWPLGSYSQTKHQLWLIATGVRDLTMVGTDAPQSLYFIGKLNGLLMDPFGWVTNNPAKGYVLTARGDGNYDFYSTENPAKKILLRKNTSTGRFYFIDENGIEIV, encoded by the coding sequence ATGAAACAAACAATCATAGCCACCCTCTTTATAATAACCGGCCTCTCCTGTAAAAAAACACAGGAAATAAGGTATCACTCCCACGACAATGTGTATTTTGATTTTAACCCCGCGTCCGACAGGGATAGTATCATTTACACCTTTGCCTATACGCCCAGCTTAATGAAAGATACCGTCTTCCTGCCCGTGCGCATCTCCGGTATCCGGGTTGATCACGACAGGAAATTCGGTATCATGGTAATAAATGAAGGTACCACGGCAACTGCCAATACACACTTCGAGCCGCTGAAGGGTGAATACACCATGTCGGCAGACGCTGGCACCTTCCGGCTGCCTGTTGTATTGTACAATACCGATGCGGCCCTTGCCACAAGATCGGTGGTGCTCAACCTGAAGCTGACACCCTCCGCTGACCTGGACACTACGCTCAACAAGATCATCAAAGCGAAAATTGTACTCAGCAACAAGCTGGAGAAACCAGCCTGGTGGTCTTTCTGGCCGCTTGGCAGCTATTCCCAAACAAAACACCAGCTATGGCTCATTGCCACGGGGGTAAGAGACCTTACCATGGTGGGCACCGATGCTCCGCAAAGCCTGTACTTTATCGGTAAGCTCAATGGCTTGCTCATGGATCCTTTTGGCTGGGTAACCAATAACCCTGCTAAAGGGTATGTGCTTACGGCACGCGGTGATGGCAATTATGACTTTTACAGCACCGAAAACCCGGCAAAGAAGATCCTCCTGCGTAAAAACACTTCCACTGGAAGGTTTTACTTCATTGACGAAAATGGTATCGAGATCGTTTAA
- a CDS encoding RagB/SusD family nutrient uptake outer membrane protein, which yields MQKQYLLIILTTLVLASCNKWLDVQPESIVADDELFKTEAGFQESLNGIYTRCTGQDLYGYELTSGLPEVLAQNYYIFQDDKWGYKQTSLYNYKDPVFVSRKDLAWMGLYNTIANCNLLLQKLDQNRSVLSPLNYALIKGEALGLRAWLHLDALRLFGPSFGTEPTAKAIPYVASYSNKTTPLSTVTEALTKMTEDLTSARDLLKPVDPIVTAGYIVGYPGDTTTRELRNPSLFLQNRRHRMNYYAVCGMLARVALYAGKKEQALASALEVINAKKFPWTKTADFITADTKKKDRILYPELVFCLFNNRSTQIYADRYSSSLSSLYIEANAGNNLYESGSVGAEDHRFKQWFKLVMDVSGSRLELQKYLRDGEENLHPLVAPALRLSELYYIAAECTWDADQAKALEYFNTVRFNRGIGTSLNATSKEQFLNELIKEARKEFYGEGQVFYMYKRLNKNIVGASGSSIPASQAIFVFPLPNDEIEYGQR from the coding sequence ATGCAAAAACAATACTTACTGATAATACTCACCACGCTGGTACTGGCTTCCTGCAACAAATGGCTGGATGTACAGCCGGAGTCGATAGTGGCTGATGACGAACTGTTCAAAACAGAAGCAGGTTTCCAGGAAAGTCTTAATGGTATATATACCCGCTGTACCGGGCAAGACCTGTATGGTTATGAACTCACTTCCGGCCTGCCGGAAGTATTGGCGCAGAACTACTACATCTTCCAGGACGACAAATGGGGATACAAACAAACAAGCCTGTACAACTACAAGGACCCCGTATTCGTTTCACGGAAGGACCTGGCCTGGATGGGATTGTACAATACAATAGCCAACTGTAACCTGCTGTTGCAGAAACTGGACCAAAACAGGTCGGTGCTTTCTCCACTGAACTATGCGCTTATCAAGGGAGAAGCATTAGGGCTCAGGGCCTGGCTGCATTTGGATGCCTTGCGTTTATTTGGCCCTTCTTTTGGAACAGAGCCCACTGCCAAAGCCATTCCCTATGTTGCCAGCTATAGCAACAAAACCACTCCCTTGTCTACGGTTACAGAAGCGCTCACCAAAATGACAGAAGACCTCACCAGTGCCAGGGACCTGTTGAAACCCGTTGATCCCATCGTGACGGCTGGTTACATCGTGGGTTATCCCGGCGACACTACCACAAGGGAATTAAGGAACCCCTCGCTCTTCCTGCAAAACAGGCGTCATAGAATGAACTACTACGCCGTATGTGGTATGCTGGCAAGGGTAGCGCTCTATGCCGGCAAAAAAGAGCAGGCATTGGCCAGCGCCCTTGAAGTCATCAATGCAAAAAAGTTCCCCTGGACAAAAACGGCCGATTTCATTACGGCTGATACCAAGAAAAAGGACAGGATACTATATCCTGAGCTGGTGTTTTGTCTCTTCAATAACCGAAGCACGCAGATCTATGCCGACCGGTATAGTTCAAGCCTTAGCTCCTTGTACATCGAAGCCAATGCAGGTAACAACTTATATGAATCCGGCAGCGTAGGCGCCGAAGACCACCGCTTCAAACAATGGTTCAAACTGGTCATGGATGTTTCCGGCAGCCGCCTGGAGCTACAGAAATACCTGCGCGATGGAGAAGAAAACCTTCACCCGCTCGTAGCGCCCGCTTTGCGTTTAAGCGAGCTATATTATATAGCTGCTGAATGCACCTGGGATGCAGACCAGGCAAAGGCGCTTGAGTACTTCAATACAGTTCGCTTCAACAGGGGCATTGGCACATCGCTGAATGCAACCTCCAAAGAGCAGTTCCTGAATGAGCTCATCAAAGAAGCACGTAAAGAGTTCTATGGCGAAGGGCAGGTCTTTTACATGTACAAGCGGCTCAACAAAAACATTGTCGGTGCGTCCGGATCATCCATACCGGCCAGCCAGGCAATCTTTGTGTTCCCCCTTCCCAATGATGAAATTGAATACGGTCAACGTTAA
- a CDS encoding SusC/RagA family TonB-linked outer membrane protein → MRLTAILLLLGCLHVTAAGNAQKVSINQENVPIKKVFAQIKKQTGYVFFYNARLLANAGPVTITARDADMKAVLDQCLKDLPLTYRIINKTIVISEKPREEPVHILPDSLLKITGNIIDDSTNQPVMGANISVKGSKVGVISDKQGGFAVQVKRGQTLEVSYVGYETQSIRINNDAHLKIRLRLSAHKDPLANVVITGYQMINKESYTGNAVVVSGEELRKVNPVNILQSIQAFDPSFRIADNNLVGSNPNRLPNINLRGSTALPSGSGEILSRASLQGNVNLPTFILDGYEVSLEKVYDLDNSRIQSITLLKDAAATAVYGSRAANGVVVITTKAPKAGKLQVYYNADFTVSGPDLTDYDLLNGEEKLEYERLAGLYETVGTRSADQQEAIYYQKKKNVVGGVNTYWLSQPLRTAIGQKHSIYLEGGNSSIRYGIDLRYQAQPGVMKGSTRDRYSIGMDLSYNPSTKFLFKNTLTVTQVEAKESPYGDFGSYVRMNPYYPKTDSLGRILQAVDDWVIDTRQSGAGQFQTNTVLSPLYNATLKSFHKANYLEIIDAFSGEWNIAYGLRLRGLISLTKRKHTGNTFISPLANRFYFYPADKLDERGSYTYDGQDELAVDGNLTLGFNRQLGNHFFNTTLGANIRTYSNEFASFTAIGFPNDRFTDVSFAQGYAEGASPTSFSNKERLIGLFLSGNYSYKNKYLLDLSIRADGSSKFGTDNKIAPFWSAGIGWNVHKEENFRYRAISTLKLRASTGITGSVNFEPFLSETSFNYYRDWYSTGIGAVVSTYGNSSLQWQRTKSYDAGIDLGLFKDRILISPRYYYKLTTGLLADITLPPSTGFPFYKENLGDMKNEGFELNIKANVIKAGDWFVNLSMNMARNKNTIVKISNALKAYNDKADEQQQSDTYKGAPLVRYQEGQSLNTIYAVPSLGIDPENGREIFVKKDGTHTYDWNVKDIVAVADNTPIADGFFGGSVGYKGFLMQVQFYTRFGGKEYNQTLVDRVENADPRYNVDKRVLEQRWKKPGDQALYKNIADLGTSWLSDRFVQKENILELSSVYLSYDFTKAFCNRLSMKNLRLSLTANDVYRWSSMKIERGLDYPFARALTFSLQTSF, encoded by the coding sequence ATGAGATTAACTGCTATCCTGCTTCTCCTCGGCTGTTTGCATGTAACAGCCGCAGGCAATGCTCAGAAAGTGAGCATCAACCAGGAAAACGTGCCCATCAAAAAAGTATTTGCACAGATCAAAAAGCAAACCGGGTACGTATTCTTCTACAACGCACGTCTGCTCGCCAATGCGGGGCCGGTAACCATTACGGCCCGGGATGCAGACATGAAAGCGGTGCTGGACCAATGTCTCAAAGACCTGCCGCTTACTTACAGGATCATTAATAAAACAATTGTCATCAGTGAAAAACCACGGGAAGAACCGGTCCATATCTTACCCGATTCGCTCCTGAAAATAACCGGCAACATCATAGATGATTCCACCAACCAGCCGGTCATGGGAGCCAATATCTCCGTGAAGGGCTCTAAGGTGGGGGTGATCAGCGATAAGCAGGGTGGGTTTGCTGTACAGGTAAAGCGTGGGCAAACACTCGAGGTCAGTTATGTAGGATATGAAACCCAAAGCATACGGATCAATAATGATGCACACCTGAAAATACGCTTGCGGTTAAGCGCTCATAAAGATCCCCTGGCCAATGTGGTCATCACAGGTTACCAGATGATCAACAAGGAAAGCTACACCGGTAATGCAGTAGTGGTATCGGGTGAAGAGCTTAGAAAAGTAAACCCGGTCAACATCCTGCAAAGTATCCAGGCATTTGATCCCTCTTTCCGCATAGCCGATAACAACCTCGTAGGTTCCAATCCCAACCGTTTGCCCAACATCAACCTGCGGGGATCAACCGCCCTGCCCAGCGGCTCCGGCGAAATACTAAGCAGGGCCAGTCTGCAGGGCAATGTAAACCTGCCCACCTTCATTCTCGATGGTTACGAAGTAAGTTTGGAGAAAGTATATGACCTCGATAACTCCCGCATCCAAAGCATTACCCTCCTGAAAGATGCTGCCGCTACGGCTGTATATGGTTCCCGCGCTGCCAATGGAGTAGTGGTCATTACCACCAAGGCGCCCAAAGCCGGTAAGTTGCAGGTGTATTATAATGCCGACTTCACCGTGTCTGGTCCCGATCTCACAGATTATGATCTCCTGAATGGAGAAGAAAAACTGGAATATGAACGCCTGGCCGGATTATATGAAACCGTGGGTACCCGTTCTGCCGATCAGCAGGAAGCCATATACTATCAGAAAAAGAAAAATGTAGTAGGCGGTGTCAATACCTATTGGCTTTCGCAACCGCTAAGAACAGCCATTGGTCAGAAACATTCCATCTACCTCGAAGGTGGCAATTCCTCCATACGGTATGGTATAGACCTGCGCTACCAGGCGCAGCCCGGCGTAATGAAAGGCTCCACCAGGGACCGCTATAGTATTGGTATGGACCTTTCCTACAATCCCAGCACCAAATTCCTGTTCAAAAATACTTTAACCGTAACCCAGGTAGAGGCCAAAGAATCACCTTATGGAGACTTTGGAAGTTATGTAAGAATGAATCCTTACTATCCCAAAACGGATAGCCTGGGGCGCATCCTGCAGGCGGTAGATGACTGGGTCATTGATACACGCCAGTCAGGGGCAGGCCAGTTCCAGACCAATACAGTGCTCAGCCCCTTATACAACGCTACCCTGAAGTCTTTTCACAAAGCCAACTATCTTGAGATCATAGACGCTTTTTCCGGTGAATGGAACATTGCCTATGGACTGCGGTTGCGTGGCCTCATCAGCCTCACCAAGCGTAAGCATACCGGGAATACTTTTATTTCCCCCCTGGCCAACCGGTTTTATTTTTATCCGGCCGATAAGCTCGATGAACGCGGCAGCTATACCTATGATGGTCAGGATGAACTGGCTGTTGACGGAAACCTTACACTGGGGTTCAACAGGCAACTGGGCAATCATTTCTTTAATACCACACTGGGCGCCAACATCAGGACCTATTCCAACGAATTTGCCAGTTTCACCGCCATTGGTTTCCCCAATGACCGGTTTACCGATGTAAGCTTTGCACAGGGATATGCAGAGGGTGCTTCCCCTACCAGCTTCTCCAATAAAGAAAGGTTAATCGGTCTTTTCTTAAGTGGCAACTATTCTTATAAAAATAAATACCTGCTCGATCTTTCTATCCGTGCCGACGGCTCCTCCAAATTCGGTACCGATAATAAGATCGCCCCCTTCTGGTCTGCAGGCATTGGCTGGAATGTGCACAAAGAAGAAAACTTCCGCTATCGCGCTATCAGCACGCTCAAGCTCAGGGCCAGTACGGGTATAACAGGTTCGGTGAACTTTGAACCCTTCCTGTCTGAAACATCCTTTAACTATTACCGGGACTGGTATTCAACCGGCATCGGAGCTGTTGTTAGTACCTATGGCAACTCGTCCCTGCAATGGCAGCGTACGAAGAGTTACGATGCAGGTATAGACCTGGGTCTGTTTAAAGACAGGATCCTCATCTCTCCCCGGTATTACTATAAGCTCACTACCGGTTTGCTGGCAGATATTACATTGCCGCCCTCTACCGGGTTTCCATTCTACAAAGAGAACCTGGGCGATATGAAAAATGAAGGCTTTGAGCTCAATATAAAGGCCAATGTGATCAAAGCGGGGGACTGGTTTGTAAACCTGAGCATGAACATGGCCCGGAATAAAAATACCATTGTAAAAATTTCCAATGCCCTCAAGGCCTACAATGATAAGGCTGATGAGCAGCAGCAGTCCGATACTTATAAAGGGGCTCCACTCGTTCGCTACCAGGAAGGCCAATCACTCAACACCATCTATGCGGTACCCTCATTGGGCATTGATCCGGAAAATGGCCGGGAAATATTTGTGAAAAAAGATGGTACACATACCTATGACTGGAATGTAAAAGACATCGTGGCGGTGGCCGATAATACACCCATTGCCGATGGGTTCTTTGGCGGCAGTGTTGGCTACAAAGGTTTCCTGATGCAGGTGCAGTTCTATACCCGCTTTGGTGGAAAGGAATACAACCAGACACTGGTAGACAGGGTAGAAAATGCCGACCCAAGATACAATGTAGATAAACGGGTACTGGAACAACGGTGGAAAAAGCCCGGCGACCAGGCGCTCTATAAGAACATTGCCGACCTGGGCACTTCCTGGTTATCTGATCGCTTTGTACAAAAAGAGAACATACTTGAGCTCAGCTCCGTGTACCTCTCGTATGATTTCACCAAAGCCTTTTGTAACAGGCTATCCATGAAAAACCTGCGCCTATCATTAACGGCCAATGATGTGTATCGCTGGTCGAGCATGAAAATAGAAAGAGGGTTGGATTATCCTTTCGCCCGCGCACTCACCTTCTCCCTTCAAACAAGCTTTTAA